From a single Artemia franciscana chromosome 9, ASM3288406v1, whole genome shotgun sequence genomic region:
- the LOC136030791 gene encoding histone H1-delta-like, with protein sequence MSEVEAEVAPTSVESQSMASPAKVAKPKGDKKKTKVPANHPKYTEMITKSIADLKERGGSSHQAILKYIMATLKVGNDAKVVNMHLKQALKRCLANGIVINP encoded by the coding sequence ATGTCTGAAGTTGAAGCTGAAGTGGCACCAACATCTGTAGAATCCCAGAGCATGGCTTCACCAGCTAAGGTTGCAAAACCtaaaggggataaaaaaaaaactaaggtaCCAGCAAACCACCCAAAATACACGGAAATGATCACCAAATCCATTGCTGACCTGAAAGAACGCGGGGGATCTAGTCACCAGGCcattctcaaatacataatgGCCACTTTAAAGGTTGGCAATGATGCCAAAGTTGTGAATATGCATCTTAAGCAAGCTTTGAAGCGTTGCCTTGCAAATGGAATTGTTATAAATCCCTAA